The Shewanella sp. MTB7 genome includes a window with the following:
- a CDS encoding twin-arginine translocation signal domain-containing protein, whose protein sequence is MKKQASNISRREVLKTLAMGSVASVAATLTGPVLAQSEDVTQVVKGEGYRETEHIRAYYASL, encoded by the coding sequence ATGAAGAAGCAAGCTTCCAACATCAGTCGTCGTGAAGTGTTAAAAACACTGGCGATGGGTAGTGTAGCAAGTGTAGCGGCGACCTTAACCGGCCCGGTACTTGCCCAATCAGAAGACGTCACCCAAGTAGTTAAAGGTGAAGGTTACCGAGAAACTGAACATATTCGCGCCTATTACGCTTCGTTATAG
- a CDS encoding helix-turn-helix transcriptional regulator, with protein sequence MIEPSELIYMSAKQVAEYLDLNEKKVYSMANDRVLPATKITGKWLFPKILIDRWIMDSCHSGMLSDRMHITGSDDPLLSMLVSRLMTQIGKSDLVSYSSTGSRMGLDLLSRGYADVCTLHWGSVDERNIRHPALLKSYPNHQQWVMVHGYTRKQGLMVRSDMLQQCQEEDKIVSLPWRWVARQAGAGSQQHLEHWLMKQGAAMSHLNTNVIAYSERELAAYVARGDADIGFGCQSVAMESGLAFIPLVTESFDFVMPQGIYFRRQLQHLFDMLASTQTRQLAATLGGYDLTDCGQLLWNPS encoded by the coding sequence ATGATAGAGCCAAGCGAACTCATTTATATGAGCGCCAAACAGGTCGCCGAGTACCTAGACCTTAATGAAAAGAAGGTCTACTCCATGGCGAACGATCGAGTATTACCTGCGACAAAAATAACAGGTAAATGGTTGTTTCCTAAAATATTAATAGATCGTTGGATTATGGATTCCTGCCACAGTGGCATGTTATCAGATCGCATGCACATTACTGGCAGTGACGACCCCTTACTCTCCATGCTAGTGTCGCGCCTCATGACCCAAATCGGCAAAAGCGATCTGGTTAGTTACAGCTCCACAGGCTCGCGAATGGGGTTGGACTTATTGTCCAGAGGCTATGCCGATGTCTGCACTCTGCACTGGGGCAGTGTCGATGAACGTAATATACGTCACCCTGCACTACTGAAGAGCTACCCCAATCATCAGCAGTGGGTCATGGTCCACGGTTACACCAGAAAACAAGGCCTGATGGTACGTAGCGACATGCTACAACAGTGCCAAGAAGAGGATAAAATAGTCTCTCTCCCTTGGCGCTGGGTCGCCAGACAAGCTGGCGCAGGCAGCCAACAGCATCTAGAGCATTGGCTAATGAAGCAAGGCGCGGCTATGTCCCACTTGAATACTAACGTCATAGCTTACAGCGAGCGTGAACTGGCCGCCTATGTGGCTCGAGGCGATGCTGATATCGGTTTTGGTTGCCAATCAGTCGCTATGGAAAGTGGGCTTGCCTTTATTCCGTTAGTCACAGAATCATTTGACTTCGTGATGCCACAGGGAATCTACTTCCGTCGCCAATTACAGCACCTGTTTGATATGTTAGCCAGTACTCAAACAAGGCAGTTAGCAGCCACTTTGGGTGGCTATGATTTAACGGATTGTGGACAGTTACTCTGGAACCCTTCTTAG
- a CDS encoding TorD/DmsD family molecular chaperone: MTELVREISENDQLRADIYQLLAALLRRPPSIELLQFLANLEIDTNDDSEMTKAWVSIKLAAEQFSVEQLEDEYFNVFLGVGRGEILPYGSWFMTGSLMDKPLALLRQDLMQLGFEREENVKEPEDHVAALCEVMGTLILEAPSYRQLAFYQRHLSSWIARFCSELAKAPSAAFYATLAELAKAFFVIEANEFEQLSLNIPVNCPGNSDIEPVTEEVVKVN; the protein is encoded by the coding sequence ATGACCGAATTAGTAAGAGAAATATCAGAAAATGACCAGCTAAGAGCCGATATTTATCAGTTATTAGCTGCACTATTGCGTCGTCCACCAAGCATCGAATTATTGCAGTTTTTAGCGAACCTAGAGATCGATACTAACGATGACAGTGAGATGACTAAAGCGTGGGTATCCATCAAGTTAGCCGCCGAGCAGTTTAGCGTTGAGCAGCTAGAAGATGAATACTTTAACGTTTTCCTCGGCGTAGGTCGTGGTGAAATACTGCCTTATGGTAGCTGGTTTATGACGGGGTCATTGATGGACAAGCCACTGGCATTGTTGCGTCAAGATCTGATGCAACTTGGCTTTGAGCGCGAAGAGAATGTAAAGGAGCCAGAGGATCATGTTGCTGCATTATGTGAAGTGATGGGGACTTTGATTCTAGAAGCTCCAAGTTATCGTCAGTTGGCATTTTATCAGCGTCACCTTAGTAGTTGGATTGCTCGCTTTTGCAGTGAGTTGGCTAAAGCGCCAAGCGCAGCTTTTTACGCAACTCTTGCTGAACTCGCGAAAGCATTTTTTGTTATTGAGGCCAATGAATTTGAGCAGTTAAGTCTCAATATTCCAGTAAATTGCCCTGGTAACAGTGATATAGAACCTGTGACGGAAGAGGTCGTAAAAGTGAATTAA
- a CDS encoding DUF3306 domain-containing protein, with amino-acid sequence MSGLLSRWNLRRQKVEEEKLAEDAELVAEQAEIVQEPSVTAPLSDQAAEQQSVPETEKQILTAEDLPDPEKIEIGGSFASFMGANVDPLAKAAALKALWKQPQYSEIDGLLEYALDYSNQPKLTAEHSAELAKKIFRHVTKSDDETAENEALELAQTEPKDTRLLSDTTEDILDGTIDEVPQNEPESGDEPKSSVS; translated from the coding sequence ATGAGTGGATTGCTGTCACGTTGGAATCTTCGTCGCCAAAAGGTTGAAGAGGAGAAATTGGCTGAAGATGCTGAGCTGGTTGCTGAGCAAGCAGAGATAGTTCAAGAGCCGTCGGTTACAGCTCCTCTTTCTGACCAGGCTGCTGAGCAACAATCTGTGCCGGAAACTGAAAAACAGATACTCACGGCTGAAGATCTGCCTGATCCAGAGAAAATTGAGATAGGGGGGAGTTTCGCTAGCTTTATGGGGGCGAATGTCGATCCGCTAGCTAAAGCTGCTGCGCTTAAGGCGCTATGGAAACAACCTCAATACAGTGAGATTGATGGTTTGCTTGAATATGCCCTAGATTATAGTAATCAACCTAAACTAACCGCGGAACACTCAGCTGAACTTGCCAAGAAAATTTTCCGCCATGTGACTAAAAGTGATGACGAAACGGCTGAGAATGAAGCGCTGGAGCTGGCTCAAACCGAGCCTAAAGATACACGTTTATTAAGTGATACAACAGAGGACATTTTGGACGGTACTATTGATGAAGTGCCCCAAAATGAACCAGAGTCCGGTGACGAACCAAAGAGTAGTGTTTCTTAA
- a CDS encoding KAP family P-loop NTPase fold protein, translating to MSSEVKIDWSNPLALENSTDGFPADQLDREKYAKFLTHFLASKGVSSSSEKHNYVLNLNAEWGSGKSYFLRRWAEDLKGTYPVVYVDAWKQDYSDDPLMTVISSMIKQLREQADKGAEDPLFKTPRKLIGLLKAAAPSIARGLATKYLGVDPVKIIQQADDEDIGETVKDSDGKEMDMGLAASKMVEHLLSEHDAKSSAISSLKVNVEQWVEAVVGLKEKHHPAFIFIDELDRCRPSYAVEMLETIKHIFDIPGVVFVVATDTEQLQHTVKAIYGEGFDARTYLGRFFNSRYTLKVPSFEKLLPVHCDMEKLSLSYLQSRKINNWPELDVTTDEPSSSELKNLTAIYNSFSLPARQIIQITERLISIVENLKENSNINLLYLAFLLCLREKNQALYDLVLTKDMEHQLDNKEQLGYEVSGIVSGSDSKKISIGLRPSSLFTEGDASYLNPIATANNIIEDSQYELGVYSFIVVSHTLIKSGHPRSSNLRGEAIRSLSNRNNCSDTKSWFILLAETENKKSNYGMTAYKDLVELASALDMPKPEEA from the coding sequence ATGTCATCAGAAGTTAAGATTGATTGGTCAAACCCATTAGCATTAGAAAACAGTACCGATGGCTTTCCAGCCGATCAACTAGACCGAGAAAAGTATGCCAAGTTTCTTACGCATTTTTTAGCGTCTAAGGGGGTTAGTAGCTCAAGTGAAAAACATAACTATGTACTAAACCTCAATGCCGAATGGGGCTCAGGAAAGTCTTACTTTTTACGGCGCTGGGCAGAAGATTTAAAAGGTACTTATCCAGTTGTCTATGTCGACGCTTGGAAGCAAGATTATTCAGACGATCCCTTAATGACTGTTATCTCATCCATGATTAAGCAGTTAAGAGAGCAAGCAGACAAAGGTGCTGAAGATCCTCTATTCAAAACTCCACGCAAATTAATCGGCTTACTAAAAGCAGCCGCCCCCAGCATAGCTCGCGGGCTTGCAACAAAATACTTGGGTGTCGATCCAGTAAAAATTATCCAGCAAGCCGATGATGAAGATATTGGTGAAACCGTCAAAGACAGTGATGGCAAAGAAATGGATATGGGCTTGGCTGCATCCAAGATGGTTGAACATTTACTAAGTGAACACGATGCAAAATCATCGGCAATTAGCAGCTTAAAGGTTAATGTCGAGCAATGGGTAGAAGCTGTTGTCGGCCTAAAAGAAAAGCACCACCCTGCATTTATTTTTATTGATGAACTAGACCGTTGCAGACCAAGCTATGCAGTTGAGATGCTTGAAACGATTAAGCACATTTTTGACATTCCAGGAGTGGTATTTGTTGTCGCTACGGATACAGAGCAATTACAGCATACTGTTAAGGCTATTTATGGCGAAGGATTCGATGCTCGTACATATCTAGGTAGATTCTTTAACAGCCGATACACCCTAAAAGTGCCATCGTTTGAAAAGCTACTACCAGTGCACTGTGATATGGAAAAGCTTTCTCTGTCATACCTCCAAAGTAGAAAAATCAATAACTGGCCAGAGCTAGATGTAACTACTGATGAACCTTCAAGTTCTGAGCTTAAAAATCTAACAGCGATATATAACTCTTTTTCACTACCAGCTAGGCAAATTATTCAGATAACTGAACGATTAATTTCAATTGTTGAAAACTTAAAAGAAAATTCAAACATTAATCTACTTTACTTAGCTTTCCTTCTCTGCCTAAGAGAGAAAAATCAGGCCTTATATGACTTAGTATTAACAAAAGATATGGAGCATCAACTGGACAATAAAGAACAACTAGGCTACGAAGTAAGTGGAATAGTTTCAGGCAGTGACTCAAAAAAAATTAGCATAGGCTTAAGGCCTAGTAGTTTATTTACCGAAGGGGATGCCAGTTATTTAAATCCTATTGCTACTGCCAACAACATTATTGAGGACAGTCAATATGAGTTAGGTGTTTACTCATTTATTGTGGTTTCACACACCCTCATAAAATCAGGTCACCCAAGAAGCTCAAACCTCCGAGGGGAAGCTATTCGTTCTTTATCAAATCGGAACAACTGTTCAGATACTAAGAGTTGGTTTATCCTTTTAGCTGAAACAGAAAATAAAAAAAGTAACTATGGCATGACAGCATACAAAGATTTGGTCGAACTAGCTTCTGCGCTAGATATGCCTAAGCCGGAAGAAGCGTGA
- a CDS encoding pirin family protein, which translates to MKKLSSFDLREGGFAGLKEHRFVMDSRVFGRGKELNTWDGVGHFVYLADARFMPKGETMMHGHKEVDVISVMVKGRINHEGSLEHGQSISAKQVQVQRAGGEGFSHNEINPDSVENQMIQLWVMPERLGEPAAYQLYSPINGELTPVYGGAGQTFDSRTQISVANLNPGDEITLPTPALVYVSNGSVILANEVIAAGTLVRTDESELEAQLIAEQTSQVIVISLLDS; encoded by the coding sequence ATGAAAAAATTATCAAGCTTTGATCTTAGAGAGGGTGGCTTTGCTGGCTTAAAAGAGCATAGATTTGTGATGGACAGTCGTGTCTTTGGCCGCGGGAAAGAGCTGAATACCTGGGATGGCGTAGGTCATTTTGTCTATCTGGCAGACGCAAGGTTTATGCCTAAAGGCGAAACCATGATGCATGGACACAAAGAGGTCGATGTGATCTCTGTAATGGTCAAAGGACGTATAAATCACGAGGGTTCTCTAGAGCATGGCCAGTCTATAAGTGCTAAGCAGGTACAGGTACAACGCGCTGGTGGTGAAGGTTTTTCCCATAACGAGATAAACCCTGATAGTGTTGAGAATCAGATGATTCAACTTTGGGTGATGCCGGAACGTCTAGGCGAGCCTGCAGCTTATCAGTTGTACTCACCAATCAATGGCGAGCTCACTCCCGTTTATGGCGGCGCTGGGCAAACCTTCGATAGCCGCACCCAGATAAGTGTTGCCAACCTCAATCCTGGGGATGAGATCACACTGCCGACACCAGCTCTCGTCTACGTCAGTAACGGTAGCGTCATTTTGGCGAATGAAGTTATAGCTGCTGGTACGTTAGTTCGCACTGACGAAAGTGAATTGGAAGCTCAGTTAATTGCAGAGCAGACATCGCAGGTGATAGTCATAAGTCTGTTAGATAGCTAG
- a CDS encoding 4Fe-4S binding protein gives MSKHLNNNSQVELKEVRQQVLVNTQILQNLIPPTVSYTTEGNVLIIGPEDLARLTAGKLSNMGKLAILANESVTNQDEAHLEKVMASAEDVETFYNKLIEIKGFLGQFQVKVEHESDAPSASDTRSVDLSTVAIRKAHFDLILDLSQSPCINLEMLPPGYFYVGQDETKLEEAIAQLPDMIGEFDKPRYVKVNSAICAHNRNGIDGCNRCLNFCPADAIKSINKLIEIDPYLCHGAGSCTNACPTGAISYDLPTPQALHSYLHKLVTRFRDQAQLAPVILFHDAANGAALVGKDLPGSVIPVVLEEVTVASMDHWMSALAWGARQILVLNTEATAPTLTQMLQGEYKLANDILDEMGQPQRIALIDETSIGDLTELLEISANWPVIVPGEFAATTKRNTLYAAIDHLNEQAASVDTCLSQSNLPYGEVSVNTESCTLCLSCVSTCPTQALTDGGDKPALHFVEQDCVQCGLCESACPENAISLTSQINFDKFERQQHQTLKEEAPFNCISCGTPFATQSMVDRMLEVVGGHSAFSANIERLKMCGDCRVKDMFEDILQDPEKQLR, from the coding sequence GTGAGCAAACATTTGAATAATAATAGCCAAGTTGAACTCAAAGAGGTTCGACAACAGGTGTTGGTCAATACTCAGATCCTTCAAAATCTGATCCCGCCAACCGTAAGTTATACCACTGAAGGAAACGTGCTCATTATTGGGCCGGAAGATCTGGCTCGTCTAACAGCGGGCAAGTTATCAAATATGGGCAAGTTGGCCATATTAGCTAATGAGTCAGTTACTAACCAAGATGAAGCTCATCTGGAAAAAGTGATGGCCAGCGCCGAAGATGTTGAAACTTTCTATAACAAGCTTATTGAGATCAAGGGCTTCTTAGGGCAGTTTCAAGTAAAAGTTGAGCATGAGTCCGACGCTCCTTCTGCTTCAGACACACGTTCTGTTGACTTAAGTACGGTGGCGATACGTAAAGCTCATTTCGATCTAATCTTAGATTTGAGTCAATCTCCCTGTATTAATCTTGAAATGCTACCGCCTGGCTATTTTTATGTCGGCCAAGATGAAACTAAACTTGAAGAGGCCATTGCCCAACTTCCAGATATGATTGGTGAGTTTGATAAGCCACGTTACGTTAAAGTGAATAGCGCCATATGTGCGCATAATCGTAATGGTATTGATGGTTGTAATCGTTGCCTTAATTTTTGCCCTGCCGATGCCATAAAAAGCATTAACAAGCTAATTGAGATCGACCCCTATCTTTGTCACGGTGCAGGTAGCTGTACTAATGCTTGTCCTACGGGCGCGATCAGTTACGATTTGCCGACACCACAAGCACTGCATTCCTACCTGCATAAACTAGTGACTCGTTTTCGCGACCAAGCACAATTGGCTCCAGTTATTCTGTTTCATGATGCGGCTAATGGTGCTGCCTTGGTAGGTAAAGACTTACCCGGTAGTGTTATTCCCGTCGTCTTGGAAGAGGTCACCGTGGCGAGTATGGATCACTGGATGTCGGCCTTAGCTTGGGGTGCTCGTCAGATTTTAGTGCTAAACACTGAAGCTACTGCACCCACTTTAACGCAGATGTTGCAAGGTGAGTATAAGCTGGCTAACGACATTCTCGATGAGATGGGTCAACCCCAACGTATTGCTCTTATCGATGAAACTAGTATTGGCGATCTGACTGAATTGCTGGAGATCAGTGCTAACTGGCCAGTGATTGTCCCCGGCGAGTTTGCAGCAACGACTAAGCGTAATACCTTGTACGCGGCTATCGATCATCTGAACGAACAAGCCGCGTCGGTTGACACTTGCCTGAGTCAAAGTAATCTTCCCTACGGCGAAGTCAGTGTTAATACCGAAAGCTGCACGCTTTGTCTCTCCTGTGTGTCTACCTGCCCCACTCAAGCTTTGACCGATGGTGGTGATAAGCCCGCCTTGCATTTCGTAGAGCAAGACTGTGTACAGTGTGGCTTATGTGAGTCAGCTTGTCCTGAGAATGCAATTAGCCTCACTTCACAAATAAATTTTGATAAGTTCGAACGTCAGCAGCATCAGACTCTAAAAGAGGAAGCGCCATTTAATTGTATTAGTTGTGGAACACCTTTTGCCACTCAATCTATGGTGGATCGGATGTTGGAAGTTGTCGGAGGTCATAGTGCCTTTAGTGCAAACATCGAACGATTAAAAATGTGTGGCGACTGCCGCGTAAAAGATATGTTTGAAGACATCCTTCAAGATCCTGAAAAGCAACTTCGATAA
- a CDS encoding DUF3305 domain-containing protein: MLHTESQWPMHVSLNRIEKQVGRWISVSWELDQFLPATHAAPEGSELIMLELHKDERGSYRINLDMDNAMLFIVCDELENGDWVPAMISADQNVAAGCLEGDTPVLNLPMPEAIACWIEAFITRHGEVEISAHRRKHVNRRKNEGPSNNSDFGKIGS; the protein is encoded by the coding sequence ATGCTACATACTGAAAGCCAATGGCCTATGCACGTTTCTTTAAATCGAATCGAGAAACAAGTTGGACGCTGGATCTCTGTCAGCTGGGAGCTCGATCAATTTCTACCAGCAACTCATGCAGCCCCAGAAGGCTCCGAACTCATTATGCTCGAGCTGCATAAAGATGAGCGTGGAAGCTACCGTATTAATCTCGATATGGACAACGCTATGTTGTTCATCGTCTGTGATGAACTCGAGAATGGTGACTGGGTACCCGCTATGATATCTGCTGATCAAAATGTCGCAGCCGGTTGTCTCGAAGGTGATACCCCTGTATTGAATTTACCGATGCCAGAAGCCATTGCTTGCTGGATCGAAGCTTTCATTACTCGTCATGGCGAAGTGGAAATTAGTGCCCATCGTCGTAAACATGTTAACCGGCGTAAGAATGAAGGGCCGAGTAATAATAGTGATTTTGGGAAGATTGGCTCATGA
- a CDS encoding formate dehydrogenase accessory sulfurtransferase FdhD, with protein MSQHKPSLIKTDAEVPLTIAVNAIDEHGEQVEKHIACERPLTIYLNWRPIVTLMTLGARAEMLALGYLKNQGFISDLEQLESVIIDWDVSSAAVITKEITADLEAKLSEKTVTTGCGQGTVYGGFMDGLDEINLPQPQLKQSMIYSLLNNINAYNETYKNAGAVHGCGLCQGDNIVGFVEDVGRHNAVDTLAGEMWLKQDIGHNKIFYTTGRLTSEMVIKIAKMGIPVVLSRSGATQMGLELAQKLGITMIARAKGKHFLIYNGAENIEFDAIPPKRPKNQQKTFK; from the coding sequence TTGAGCCAGCATAAACCTAGCTTAATTAAAACTGATGCAGAAGTTCCTTTAACTATCGCTGTTAACGCCATTGATGAACATGGCGAACAAGTTGAAAAACACATTGCGTGTGAACGACCCCTAACGATTTATTTAAACTGGCGTCCTATTGTGACCCTAATGACCCTAGGGGCAAGAGCCGAAATGCTTGCTTTAGGCTACTTAAAAAATCAAGGATTTATCTCAGATCTTGAGCAGTTAGAATCTGTGATTATCGATTGGGATGTCAGCTCTGCGGCCGTCATTACCAAAGAAATTACGGCAGATTTAGAAGCCAAGCTTTCAGAAAAAACCGTCACAACAGGTTGCGGACAAGGTACTGTTTACGGTGGGTTTATGGATGGGCTTGATGAGATAAATCTCCCCCAGCCCCAACTAAAACAAAGTATGATCTACAGCTTACTCAACAATATTAATGCCTACAATGAAACCTACAAGAATGCCGGAGCCGTTCATGGTTGTGGTCTCTGCCAAGGTGACAATATTGTCGGTTTTGTCGAAGATGTAGGCCGTCATAATGCGGTCGATACCCTCGCAGGTGAAATGTGGTTAAAGCAAGATATTGGACACAACAAAATATTCTACACCACGGGACGTTTGACCTCTGAAATGGTGATAAAAATCGCCAAAATGGGCATCCCAGTGGTGCTGTCGAGAAGTGGTGCTACCCAGATGGGACTTGAGCTTGCTCAAAAACTTGGCATTACTATGATAGCTCGAGCGAAAGGCAAACACTTTCTCATCTACAACGGCGCCGAAAATATCGAATTCGATGCAATTCCTCCCAAACGTCCTAAAAACCAACAGAAAACGTTTAAATGA
- a CDS encoding formate dehydrogenase subunit alpha produces MHLKRTSNQVDTPKKPSLGINRRQFLKNAGLTSGGIAAVTVLGTGFMRKASAKFIPHDTPTEIKKTICSHCAVGCGIYAHVQNGVWTDQEPAFDHPFNAGGHCAKGAAVREVGQGEKRLKYPMKKEGGKWKRISWEQAIQEVGDQALKIRKESGPDSVFFMGSAKFSNEQAYLYRKMAAMWGTNNVDHSARICHSTTVAGVANTWGYGAQTNSINDMRNAKLMMFIGSNPCEAHPVAMQHILVGKERGAKVIVVDPRFTHTAAKSDEYVHIRPGTDIPFIYGLLWHIFENGWQDDSFIDERVYGVESIREEAKKFPPDVVENVAGVPAAQMFKVAKMMADHRPGTVVWCMGGTQHHIGNSNTRSYCILQLVLGNMGVSGGGTNIFRGHDNVQGATDFGLLFDNLPGYYGLTSGAWQHWCRVWELDYEWMKSRFDQGTYLGQVPMNSTGIPCSRWQDGVLENKDLIAQRDNIRMAFFWGQAVNTETRGAVVRDALDKMDMVVVVDPYPTMAGVMPERADGVYLLPAATQFETYGSVSATNRSIQWRSKVIEPLFECKPDHEIMYLIAKRWGIEEQMFKNIKINGTEPLIEDITREFNRGMWTIGYTGQSPERLKLHQENWSSFNIDSLEAAGGPCVGETYGLPWPCWGTPEMKHPGTQILYRNDREVSNGGGTFRARFGVERNGDDLLAENSWSKNSDIKAGYPEFTDVMLKQLGWWNDLTPEEQVAAEGRNWKTDLSGGIQRVAIAHGCSPYGNAKARCIVWNFPDEIPIHREPLYTPRRDLVAKYPTYNDRMVARLPTLYKTIQDQDFAKNFPLVLTSGRLVEFEGGGEETRSNPWLAQLQLEMYIEMNPKDAADRGIIHGDKVIVLSPEGSKIKVAAMITPRVIPGETFMPFHFAGVFEMKSLADSYPAGTEPYVIGESANIIMTYGYDVVTQMQETKATLCQIGKA; encoded by the coding sequence ATGCATCTAAAACGTACATCAAATCAGGTAGACACGCCTAAAAAACCGAGTCTGGGTATTAACCGTCGTCAGTTTTTAAAAAACGCGGGTTTGACCAGCGGCGGGATCGCAGCAGTTACTGTGCTTGGCACAGGATTTATGCGAAAAGCTTCAGCTAAATTTATACCCCATGATACCCCTACCGAAATTAAGAAAACCATTTGCTCCCATTGTGCAGTCGGTTGCGGCATATACGCCCATGTGCAAAATGGTGTCTGGACAGATCAAGAACCTGCATTTGATCATCCGTTTAATGCGGGAGGTCACTGTGCTAAGGGCGCGGCAGTGCGTGAAGTTGGTCAGGGTGAAAAGCGACTGAAATACCCAATGAAAAAAGAGGGAGGTAAGTGGAAGCGAATTAGCTGGGAGCAAGCGATTCAAGAAGTGGGCGATCAAGCACTTAAAATCCGAAAGGAATCAGGTCCTGACTCCGTATTTTTTATGGGTAGTGCTAAATTTTCAAACGAGCAAGCCTATCTATACCGCAAAATGGCCGCTATGTGGGGCACTAATAACGTCGACCACTCTGCACGAATTTGTCACTCTACCACGGTAGCCGGGGTTGCAAATACCTGGGGCTATGGTGCGCAAACCAACTCAATCAATGATATGCGTAATGCTAAGTTGATGATGTTTATTGGTTCTAACCCTTGTGAAGCTCATCCTGTTGCTATGCAGCATATTCTAGTGGGCAAGGAGCGGGGAGCCAAAGTCATTGTTGTTGATCCTCGATTTACCCATACTGCAGCCAAAAGTGATGAATATGTGCATATTCGTCCAGGCACTGACATCCCTTTTATCTATGGCCTGTTGTGGCATATTTTTGAGAATGGATGGCAAGATGATTCCTTTATAGACGAGCGTGTCTATGGCGTAGAAAGCATCAGGGAGGAGGCGAAAAAGTTTCCACCCGATGTTGTTGAAAATGTTGCTGGTGTACCCGCTGCACAAATGTTTAAAGTGGCGAAAATGATGGCGGATCATCGTCCTGGTACTGTGGTTTGGTGTATGGGAGGGACTCAGCACCATATTGGTAATTCCAATACTCGATCTTACTGCATATTGCAGTTGGTATTGGGCAATATGGGGGTTTCTGGCGGTGGTACCAATATCTTCCGTGGCCATGACAATGTGCAAGGGGCCACTGATTTTGGCTTGTTGTTCGATAATCTGCCGGGTTATTACGGCCTGACGAGTGGTGCATGGCAGCATTGGTGCCGGGTGTGGGAACTGGATTATGAGTGGATGAAGAGCCGCTTTGATCAAGGGACCTACTTGGGACAAGTGCCGATGAACTCTACTGGTATTCCATGTTCACGTTGGCAAGATGGTGTACTAGAAAATAAAGATCTCATTGCCCAACGAGATAATATCCGCATGGCCTTTTTCTGGGGACAAGCCGTCAACACAGAAACGCGAGGGGCTGTGGTACGTGATGCCTTAGATAAGATGGATATGGTGGTGGTGGTTGATCCCTATCCAACAATGGCTGGGGTAATGCCGGAACGTGCCGACGGGGTATATTTACTCCCTGCAGCAACACAGTTTGAAACCTATGGCTCAGTGTCAGCGACTAACCGTTCAATACAGTGGCGCTCAAAAGTGATTGAGCCTCTGTTCGAATGTAAGCCAGATCACGAGATCATGTATTTGATAGCCAAACGTTGGGGTATTGAAGAGCAGATGTTCAAAAATATCAAAATTAATGGTACTGAACCTTTAATTGAAGATATTACGCGTGAATTTAATCGTGGTATGTGGACGATTGGTTATACGGGTCAAAGTCCTGAGCGTTTGAAATTGCATCAAGAAAACTGGTCAAGCTTTAATATTGATAGCTTGGAAGCCGCTGGAGGGCCCTGTGTAGGCGAAACCTATGGTTTGCCTTGGCCGTGTTGGGGGACGCCAGAGATGAAGCACCCCGGCACTCAAATTTTATACCGTAACGATCGTGAAGTCAGTAATGGTGGGGGAACTTTCCGTGCTCGTTTTGGTGTTGAGCGAAATGGCGATGATCTTCTTGCTGAGAACTCTTGGTCTAAGAACAGTGACATCAAGGCTGGCTATCCTGAGTTTACTGATGTCATGCTTAAACAGTTGGGCTGGTGGAATGATTTAACGCCAGAAGAACAGGTTGCTGCTGAAGGACGTAATTGGAAAACGGATCTATCCGGTGGTATTCAACGCGTGGCGATAGCCCACGGTTGTTCCCCTTATGGAAACGCTAAAGCGCGCTGTATCGTATGGAATTTCCCTGATGAAATACCGATACACCGTGAGCCTCTCTACACGCCAAGACGAGATCTGGTGGCTAAGTATCCGACCTATAATGATCGCATGGTTGCTCGACTACCGACCCTATATAAAACCATTCAAGATCAGGATTTTGCTAAAAACTTCCCGTTAGTTTTGACGTCAGGTCGTTTAGTCGAATTTGAAGGTGGTGGCGAGGAGACGCGTTCTAATCCTTGGTTGGCTCAACTTCAACTGGAAATGTACATAGAGATGAATCCTAAGGATGCTGCAGACAGAGGCATCATTCATGGGGATAAGGTCATTGTATTGAGTCCAGAGGGCAGCAAGATAAAGGTCGCGGCGATGATCACACCAAGGGTTATTCCTGGAGAAACATTTATGCCGTTTCATTTTGCTGGTGTATTTGAAATGAAGAGTTTGGCTGATAGTTATCCTGCGGGAACGGAGCCTTATGTTATTGGTGAGTCCGCCAATATTATTATGACCTATGGCTATGATGTGGTGACACAGATGCAAGAAACAAAAGCCACCTTATGCCAAATTGGCAAGGCATAA